A region from the Panicum hallii strain FIL2 chromosome 1, PHallii_v3.1, whole genome shotgun sequence genome encodes:
- the LOC112878761 gene encoding probable metal-nicotianamine transporter YSL7, with amino-acid sequence MEHVNDLQEGISTERAFEADPIPSLSETITLRSLVVSLILSAALSAVAMKISLNSGFLPPLTIPAGLIGFYLSRALIRLLDYFEVEHLPFTRQENTVIQTCVAACSAITFSGGFGTYILAMGKEAAGGDIRDGKNIVEPSIARLITFLFLVSFSGMFILMPFRKVMIIRHRLTYPSGMATAQLINSFHTPQGANNARQQVHMLFRSLGGTIFWNAFQWFFTATKGCGFRAFPVFGLEAYKRGFYFDFCMTNVAIGMLCPYIITVSLFIGSVISWGIVSPYIAAKEGIWYTTDLSTATLSNVKGYKVFIGVSMILADGLFNFLSIMFCTLCAMYKRRRPPMPGQAGGDDDSDMQLPFHSLNAAEQQKAMQSFDDRRRAQVFVRDHIPNWVSILCYILLSALSTVAIPYLYPQIRPHHVALIYLAAPVFAFCDAYGFGVTDMNLSSTYGKLAMLAVGSVVGCNNGGVIAGLVSCGIVMATMSNSNNLMQELKTGYLTLTSPRAVFISQAIGTGLGCVINPVMFWAFYKAQDGDTNLFDAPYARVYRGIAMLSAGQNGLPLHSLWLCKLFFVLALALSVLRDVASRKQWRMAPYMPSTICVAIAFVVPARMPIDMFVGSLAMCLWRHTDSSKARAFSAAVASGLICGDGLGNLLSSMIALTPATAPICIKFVSSSENVKLDAFLATLTRT; translated from the exons ATGGAGCATGTCAACGATCTCCAGGAAGGCATCTCAACAGAACGCGCCTTTGAGGCAGATCCCATCCCGTCGCTGTCGGAGACCATCACCCTACGGTCATTGGTGGTTAGCCTCATCCTTAGTGCAGCCCTCAGCGCCGTCGCCATGAAGATTAGCCTGAACTCAGGCTTCCTCCCACCGCTCACCATCCCCGCCGGCCTCATTGGTTTTTACCTCTCTCGTGCATTGATCCGTCTTCTTGATTACTTTGAGGTGGAACACCTGCCATTCACCCGCCAGGAGAACACCGTCATCCAAACCTGTGTCGCCGCCTGCTCCGCCATTACATTTAGTG GTGGGTTTGGAACGTACATCCTCGCGATGGGCAAGGAAGCAGCTGGAGGGGATATCAGGGATGGGAAGAATATTGTCGAGCCAAGCATTGCTCGGTTGATCACTTTCCTCTTCCTCGTCAGTTTCTCTGGCATGTTCATCCTCATGCCCTTCAGGAAGGTCATGATCATTCGACACAGGTTGACATACCCTAGTGGAATGGCCACGGCACAACTTATCAATAGCTTCCATACCCCTCAAGGCGCCAACAACGCAAG GCAACAAGTGCACATGTTGTTCAGATCATTGGGGGGAACCATATTCTGGAACGCATTCCAATGGTTTTTCACTGCTACAAAGGGCTGCGGCTTCAGAGCCTTCCCCGTGTTTGGCCTTGAGGCATATAAGCGTGG ATTCTACTTCGACTTCTGCATGACCAATGTCGCCATCGGCATGCTATGCCCATACATAATCACTGTCTCCTTGTTCATCGGGAGTGTTATCTCATGGGGGATCGTTTCACCGTACATTGCAGCAAAGGAGGGTATCTGGTACACTACTGACCTTAGCACGGCAACCCTCAGCAACGTGAAGGGCTATAAGGTTTTCATTGGAGTGTCCATGATACTTGCCGATGGCCTCTTCAACTTCTTATCCATCATGTTCTGCACATTGTGCGCCATGTACAAGAGGCGCAGGCCACCAATGCCAGGACAAGCTGGCGGTGATGATGACAGTGACATGCAGTTGCCGTTCCACAGCCTCAATGCTGCTGAGCAGCAGAAGGCGATGCAGAGCTTCGACGACCGGCGCAGGGCGCAGGTGTTTGTCCGGGACCATATACCTAACTGGGTCAGCATTCTTTGCTACATCCTCCTGTCGGCGCTCTCCACCGTCGCCATCCCCTACCTCTACCCGCAGATAAGGCCCCACCATGTTGCCCTCATCTACCTGGCTGCTCCGGTCTTCGCCTTCTGCGACGCCTATGGCTTTGGCGTGACCGACATGAACCTGTCGAGTACCTATGGCAAGCTGGCAATGCTCGCCGTCGGCTCGGTCGTGGGCTGTAACAATGGCGGCGTGATTGCTGGCCTCGTCTCTTGCGGGATCGTGATGGCGACCATGTCCAACAGCAACAACCTGATGCAGGAACTCAAGACTGGGTATCTAACCCTGACCTCACCGCGCGCCGTGTTCATCAGCCAGGCGATCGGCACGGGGCTCGGGTGCGTCATCAACCCGGTCATGTTCTGGGCCTTCTACAAGGCGCAGGACGGCGACACCAACCTCTTCGACGCGCCCTACGCCCGGGTGTACCGCGGCATCGCCATGCTGAGCGCCGGCCAGAACGGGCTGCCCTTGCACAGCCTGTGGCTCTGCAAGCTCTTCTTCGTGCTGGCGCTGGCTCTGAGCGTGCTCCGGGATGTGGCCTCTCGGAAGCAGTGGCGCATGGCGCCGTACATGCCGAGCACCATCTGCGTGGCCATCGCCTTCGTGGTGCCAGCGCGCATGCCCATCGACATGTTCGTGGGCAGCCTGGCGATGTGCCTATGGAGGCACACGGACTCCAGCAAAGCACGGGCGTTCTCGGCGGCGGTGGCATCGGGGCTGATATGCGGGGACGGGCTCGGGAACCTGCTGTCGTCAATGATAGCGCTGACGCCCGCAACGGCGCCCATCTGCATCAAGTTCGTGTCGAGCAGCGAAAACGTCAAGTTGGACGCCTTCCTGGCTACACTGACTAGGACATAG